Proteins co-encoded in one Apodemus sylvaticus chromosome 6, mApoSyl1.1, whole genome shotgun sequence genomic window:
- the Atp6v1d gene encoding V-type proton ATPase subunit D yields the protein MSGKDRIEIFPSRMAQTIMKARLKGAQTGRNLLKKKSDALTLRFRQILKKIIETKMLMGEVMREAAFSLAEAKFTAGDFSTTVIQNVNKAQVKIRAKKDNVAGVTLPVFEHYHEGTDSYELTGLARGGEQLAKLKRNYAKAVELLVELASLQTSFVTLDEAIKITNRRVNAIEHVIIPRIERTLAYIITELDEREREEFYRLKKIQEKKKIIKEKFEKDLERRRAAGEVVEPANLLAEEKDEDLLFE from the exons ATGTCGGGCAAAGACCGGATTGAAATCTTCCCTTCGCGAAT GGCACAGACCATCATGAAGGCTCGATTAAAAGGAGCACAGACTGGTCGAAATCTCCTGAAGAAAAAGTCTGATGCCTTAACTCTTCGATTTCGACAGATCCTGAAGAAGATAATAGAG ACTAAAATGCTGATGGGTGAAGTGATGAGAGAAGCTGCCTTCTCATTGGCTGAGGCCAAATTCACAGCAGGGGACTTCAG cACCACAGTCatccaaaatgtaaataaagcccAAGTGAAGATCAGAGCAAAGAAAGACAATGTAGCAG GTGTTACCTTACCAGTGTTTGAACATTACCACGAAGGAACTGACA GCTATGAACTGACCGGCTTAGCCAGAGGTGGAGAGCAGCTGGCTAAACTAAAGCGGAATTATGCCAAAGCAGTGGAACTACTGGTGGAACTGGCTTCTCTGCAG ACTTCCTTTGTTACCCTGGATGAGGCCATTAAGATAACCAACAGGCGTGTAAATGCCATCGAGCACG TCATCATTCCACGGATTGAACGCACCCTTGCCTATATCATCACAGAACTGGATGAGAGAGAGCGGGAAGAATTCTATAG gttaaagaaaatacaggagaagaaaaagattATCAAGGAAAAATTTGAGAAGGACTTGGAGCGGCGGAGAGCAGCTGGAGAGGTGGTGGAGCCTGCCAACCTGCTGGCTGAAGAGAAGGATGAGGACTTGCTGTTCGAATAG